The following are encoded together in the Candidatus Flexicrinis proximus genome:
- a CDS encoding type IV secretory system conjugative DNA transfer family protein: MGTGRLCLGGEDIARGLLTLGGPGSGKTQGIILPAIADRMLVGHSLIIADPQGELTAHVLQYAAVTRHLVVVHDPTSAAGPRYNLVEGIDNVSDARSISDVLVPTVLGDNRFWTDSAAALLAACLIRFSNLGAIYSAMRDVKTLAKALTSKRDDAALLANSFAASVGTDGKVAANIIATLATALTGWASTDVRANTSVSDFDAEMIVQQPTVIVLTCPGRMRAVYASYLGATLRKLMLDLDTIGERSGGPLPVPVGVILDEFPTLGKLDSLVADVNLVRKRRISILIGAQTKGQFEMIYGHEGTQALFTGLATQVVYGGCDADTAEFYSKASGTATTDTNMDDLHSRLQHRPLLTIDEVITPQVGNCTIFARYVEAGFATQVILNARLTRLYERDDWKRRLVEISGDALRLERGVDLHSPVERQVPSEARPEVDEDDPKSVEIATRSVLAAIPREPVFTMPAKVKSVSVGEMRARRKAGMNQERLL, encoded by the coding sequence GTGGGGACGGGGCGTTTGTGCCTGGGCGGCGAAGACATCGCGCGCGGGCTGCTGACGCTTGGCGGACCGGGTTCCGGCAAGACCCAGGGCATCATCCTGCCGGCCATCGCCGACCGCATGCTGGTCGGTCACTCGCTGATCATCGCCGACCCGCAGGGCGAGCTGACCGCCCACGTCTTGCAGTACGCGGCCGTCACCCGTCACCTGGTCGTGGTCCACGATCCGACCAGCGCCGCAGGGCCGCGTTACAACCTGGTCGAAGGCATCGACAACGTCTCCGACGCGCGCTCGATCTCGGACGTGCTGGTGCCGACGGTGTTGGGCGACAACCGTTTCTGGACCGACAGCGCCGCAGCCTTACTCGCGGCCTGCCTGATCCGCTTCAGCAACCTCGGGGCGATCTACAGCGCGATGCGAGACGTGAAGACGCTGGCCAAGGCGCTGACATCAAAACGCGACGACGCCGCGCTGCTGGCCAACAGCTTTGCCGCCTCGGTCGGGACCGACGGCAAGGTGGCAGCCAATATCATCGCCACGCTGGCGACCGCGCTGACCGGCTGGGCGTCGACCGACGTGCGGGCCAATACGTCCGTCTCGGATTTCGACGCCGAGATGATCGTCCAGCAGCCCACGGTGATCGTCCTGACCTGTCCGGGCCGGATGCGCGCGGTCTATGCCTCGTATCTCGGCGCGACGCTGCGCAAGCTGATGCTCGACCTCGACACGATCGGCGAGCGCAGCGGAGGGCCGCTGCCGGTGCCGGTCGGCGTGATCCTCGATGAATTCCCGACGCTCGGCAAGCTCGACAGCCTGGTCGCGGACGTCAACCTGGTCCGCAAGCGGCGCATCTCGATCCTGATCGGCGCGCAGACCAAGGGACAGTTCGAGATGATCTACGGCCACGAAGGGACGCAGGCGCTGTTTACCGGGCTGGCGACGCAGGTCGTTTATGGCGGCTGCGATGCCGACACCGCCGAGTTCTACAGCAAGGCCAGCGGCACCGCGACGACCGACACGAATATGGACGATCTGCACAGCCGCCTGCAGCACCGGCCGCTGCTGACGATCGACGAGGTGATCACGCCGCAGGTCGGCAACTGCACGATCTTCGCGCGCTATGTCGAGGCGGGATTCGCCACGCAGGTGATCCTGAACGCGCGCCTGACACGGCTCTACGAGCGCGACGATTGGAAGCGGCGGCTTGTTGAAATCTCTGGTGATGCCCTGCGCCTTGAACGCGGCGTCGATTTGCATAGTCCCGTTGAAAGGCAGGTCCCGTCCGAAGCGCGGCCGGAAGTGGACGAAGACGACCCGAAATCGGTTGAGATTGCGACGCGGAGCGTCCTTGCTGCGATTCCCAGGGAGCCTGTATTCACGATGCCAGCCAAAGTGAAATCCGTTTCCGTCGGCGAAATGCGTGCGCGGCGCAAAGCCGGGATGAACCAGGAGAGACTGCTATGA
- a CDS encoding HU family DNA-binding protein yields the protein MSLNKKTMVREVGRRTRLSNRDVQAVIETLIEVWTEELVAGGRIEIENFMVMTTHPANKRVLVRISDSLRKRIQLTLEE from the coding sequence ATGAGCCTGAACAAGAAGACGATGGTACGTGAAGTCGGCCGCCGCACACGCCTGAGTAACCGCGATGTGCAGGCGGTCATCGAGACGTTGATCGAGGTGTGGACGGAGGAACTCGTCGCCGGAGGACGGATCGAGATTGAGAATTTCATGGTGATGACAACGCATCCAGCAAACAAGCGCGTACTGGTGAGAATAAGCGACAGCCTGCGAAAGCGAATTCAGCTTACACTAGAGGAATAG